One region of Vanessa tameamea isolate UH-Manoa-2023 chromosome 27, ilVanTame1 primary haplotype, whole genome shotgun sequence genomic DNA includes:
- the Spred gene encoding sprouty-related, EVH1 domain-containing protein 1 yields MTEASENDYLVRVRAQVMCRDEGTGGWMALGGGGLADVMVCRRGPGSGDINGDQSQTQTSTSVSHTEYYIHGRRISDNTLVLDCTVKDDFQYHKVMPTFHHWVSDEKKFGLTFQTAADARAFDKGVRIAVNDLYRLGGAWPTMYGYEDKNSEAKPKDDDEENIFEPIYFEVLPVPESRSSSEKSSASRRQELSQTPILSAITLPHHAHHPLSESLNLPYDDKLDDSDTDRCPYVHLSAVHEYTYPQVGPGGVISSEKSSPNTKPPLLKRDSGSLKKCGYSGAPPLPKKHTETFQARVKCRYCQEWYLESANRRGACKFAPDCFRSCIDCVSCIKCAQCMLYHCMSDSEGDFAMHPCTCGPPTENCAKRWVGITLLSLLVPCLWCYMPLKCIHRTAKAFNLTGGVHAPQPK; encoded by the exons ATGACCGAGGCCTCTGAAAA TGACTATCTGGTGCGCGTGCGAGCGCAGGTCATGTGTCGGGACGAGGGCACGGGGGGATGGATGGCTTTGGGTGGTGGCGGCCTCGCCGATGTTATGGTGTGCCGACGCGGACCAg GTAGTGGAGATATCAACGGTGACCAATCTCAGACACAGACAAGCACGAGCGTATCCCACACCGAATACTACATACACGGCAGGCGTATCAGCGATAACACT CTCGTCCTCGATTGCACGGTCAAAGATGACTTCCAGTACCACAAGGTTATGCCGACGTTCCATCATTGGGTCTCGGATGAGAAGAAATTCGGGTTAACGTTTCAGACTGCGGCTGACGCGAGGGCCTTCGACAAAGGAGTTCGGATAGCTGTCAACGATTTGTACC GTCTGGGCGGGGCCTGGCCGACGATGTACGGTTACGAAGACAAAAATAGCGAGGCTAAGCCGAAGGACGACGATGAGGAAAATATCTTCGAA CCCATCTACTTCGAGGTGCTGCCGGTGCCGGAGTCGCGCTCCAGCTCGGAGAAGTCGAGCGCCAGCCGCCGCCAGGAGCTCTCGCAGACGCCCATCCTGTCCGCCATCACGCTGCCGCACCACGCGCACCACCCGCTCAGCG aatctCTGAACCTGCCGTACGATGACAAACTAGACGATTCGGATACAGACCGCTGTCCCTATGTCCATCTGTCAGCT GTCCACGAGTACACTTACCCGCAGGTGGGTCCGGGCGGCGTGATTAGTTCGGAGAAGTCTTCGCCCAACACCAAGCCGCCGCTGTTGAAACGTGATTCcg gaTCGTTAAAGAAATGTGGCTACAGCGGTGCCCCGCCGTTACCAAAAAAGCATACAGAAACTTTCCAAGCGAGAGTAAAATGCAG atactGTCAAGAGTGGTACTTGGAGAGCGCAAACAGGAGAGGCGCTTGTAAGTTTGCACCAGACTGCTTTCGATCGTGTATTGATTGTGTTTCATGCATCAAATGCGCTCAg TGTATGCTGTATCACTGTATGTCTGACTCGGAAGGGGATTTCGCTATGCATCCTTGCACCTGTGGCCCTCCCACTGAAAATTGTGCTAAACG TTGGGTCGGCATAACACTTCTGAGTCTGCTAGTACCATGTCTCTGGTGCTACATGCCTCTGAAGTGCATTCACCGGACAGCAAAAGCGTTCAATCTCACTGGAGGTGTCCACGCTCCACAGCCCAAATAG